The following coding sequences lie in one Mucilaginibacter sp. KACC 22773 genomic window:
- a CDS encoding UbiX family flavin prenyltransferase has protein sequence MKKKIVVAITGASGAIYAHLLLKKLNQLKDQIAEVAVVMSDNAKDVWRFELGNDDYSKQNYKFYAKNDFMAPFASGSAKFDTMVIVPCSMGTLGRIAGGISDDLISRAADVILKERRKLILVARDTPFNLIHIRNMATVTEAGGIICPAIPSYYSKPQTIEELAMTVVNRVIDLIGLQNESYEWKGI, from the coding sequence ATGAAGAAGAAGATTGTAGTTGCCATCACCGGCGCCAGCGGCGCTATTTATGCCCACCTGTTATTAAAAAAGTTAAACCAGCTAAAAGATCAAATTGCCGAAGTTGCCGTTGTGATGTCGGATAACGCGAAAGATGTTTGGCGCTTTGAGTTGGGAAACGACGATTACAGCAAGCAAAACTATAAGTTTTATGCCAAAAATGATTTTATGGCGCCCTTTGCCTCGGGTTCGGCAAAGTTTGATACCATGGTAATTGTGCCGTGTTCTATGGGTACCCTGGGGCGCATAGCAGGAGGAATATCTGACGATTTGATAAGCCGCGCTGCTGATGTAATATTGAAGGAACGCCGCAAACTTATCCTTGTTGCACGTGATACACCTTTTAACCTTATCCATATTCGTAATATGGCTACCGTTACCGAGGCCGGGGGAATTATTTGCCCCGCCATACCATCATACTACAGCAAACCACAAACTATCGAGGAACTGGCGATGACGGTAGTGAACCGGGTTATTGACCTCATAGGCTTGCAGAACGAAAGCTATGAGTGGAAGGGGATATAA
- a CDS encoding SHOCT domain-containing protein, translated as MLYFCTLGLAGIGWILDLFTLGSQVDACNALVKRNRGAKKVVNTSGYSSAATQRSLSEQLHELHMLKEKGILSEEEYARLKSKVLA; from the coding sequence ATGCTTTATTTTTGCACACTTGGCCTGGCTGGCATCGGGTGGATTCTTGATCTTTTTACCCTGGGCAGCCAGGTTGATGCCTGTAATGCATTGGTTAAACGGAACCGGGGTGCAAAGAAAGTAGTAAATACGTCCGGCTATAGTAGTGCTGCAACGCAACGGAGTCTGTCCGAACAATTACACGAACTTCATATGCTTAAAGAAAAAGGTATACTGAGCGAAGAAGAATACGCCCGGCTAAAGAGCAAAGTATTGGCATAA